In the genome of Ensifer sp. WSM1721, the window AGCTCGCGGCGCTCCGCCGCCGCACCTTCGGCTTCGTTTTCCAGGCGTACAATCTGATCCCGACCGCGAGCGCGCAGGAGAACGTCGAAATGCCGGCGGTCTATGCCGGGGTGTCCGCACAGGAACGGCACGAGCGCGCGCAGGCGCTTTTGGAATCCCTGAATCTCGGTGACCGGCTCGACCACCGGCCGAGCCAGCTTTCGGGCGGCCAGCAGCAGCGTGTCTCGATCGCCCGCGCCCTGATGAACGGTGGGCGCGTCATCCTCGCCGACGAACCGACCGGCGCGCTCGACAGCCAGAGCGGCGCGGAGGTGATGGCGCTGCTCCGCAAGATGAACGAGAATGGTCACACGGTCATCGTCATCACCCACGCGCGCGAGGTGGCAGAACAGGCCGACCGGCTGATCGAGTTTCGCGACGGCCGCATCATTGCAGACCGCACTATGAATAGGCGGAGCAACCCGGACGCGGCGATAGGCCTTGCCCTGCGCACGCGCGCGGGCTTTGCGGCGATCGCGGATGTCTCGGAAGCGGTCAAGATGGCGGTGCGGGCGCTGCACGCCAATCTCTTCCGCACGATCCTGACGCTGCTCGGCATCGTCATCGGCGTCGGCTCGGTCGTCGCCATGCTTGCGATCGGCACCGGTGCGCAGAATTCCGTGCTCAGCCTCATCTCCTCGATGGGATCCGATCTTCTGCTGGTGCGCCCGAGCATGGCCAATTTCCGCGGCAGCGCCGGCGGAAGCAATGTCACCCTCGTGCCCGCCGATGCCGATGCCATTCTCGAATTGCCGAATGTCGCCTTCGCCGTGCCGGAAATGACGACGACGGTGACGCTCCGACGCGGCAATATCGACTATCAGACGACGGCCAACGGCACGGCACCGCAATTCACCGAGGCGAAATCCTGGAGCATCGGCCGCGGCGAGTTCATTAACCGCAGCGACATGGCAGGCTACGCGCCAGTCGCCGTCCTTGGGCAGACCGTCGTCAAAACCCTGTTTCCGGACGGTTCCGATCCAATCGGCCAATATGTGCTCGTCAACAAGATCCCCTTCCAGGTGATCGGGCTGATGAGCGAGAAGGGCGCGAGCGCCGGCGGCAACGATCAGGACGACGTGGTGTTCGTGCCGCTCACGACAGGCAGCATGCGAATCTTCGGTCAGCGCAACATCCGCACTATCACCATCAAGGTCGAAGACGCCTCGGCGATCGATTTGACGCAGGAGCGTATCCAGGCCCTGCTCAACGAGCGTCACAAGAGGGAGGACACGCAGATCACCAACATGTCGTCGGTACGCGAGGCCTTCACCGAGACATCGAACACCTTGAAACTCTTCCTCGGCTCTGTCGCGGCGATTTCACTGCTGGTCGGCGGCATCGGCGTCATGAACATCATGCTCGTCAGCGTCAGCGAGCGAACCCGCGAGATCGGCGTACGCATGGCTACCGGCGCGCGCCAGCGCGACATCCTGGTGCAGTTCATCGTAGAGGCGCTGGTGGTTTCCGCGATCGGCGGAGCAATCGGTGTCACCGCCGGTCTCGCGACCGGTTACGTCGCTCAAGTCTTTGGCATGCCGGTCAGTTTCACACCCGGGCCGGTGGTGCTCGCCTTCGCTTGCTCCTTCCTGACCGGTCTGCTTTTCGGCTACCTGCCGGCAAGAAACGCCTCGCGCTTACAGCCGGCCGTGGCGTTGAGCGCCGACTGAGTGGCCCCGAATAAGGTTTTCGGGCATTCGCTCACCCGTTCGAGCAGAACGAATCGGATTAATTCAAATCGTATCGCGACCGGCGCCTGACACGCGCCGGATCACCGGCTCAGATCTCTTGAGCGCCTTCGATCCGTTCCCAGCGCCGGCCGTTCGACTGCGATTGGCGTGCGAAATAGTTATAGGGCGTACGCGACCAGTCGCGAATCGAATTGGTAAGATTGTCGAGCACGAGATCGCCCTCGCTGGTGCGCACGGTGAGCACAGTATGACCGGCGCCGCGATAGCGAGCGACCGTCAGCAGCAATGCGGAGGCCGGCCAGCCGCGGTTCATGAGCTCTCGCTTCTTCAGGATCGCGAAGTCCTCGCAGTCGCCATAGGCGGTCGGTACGCGCCAGTCGTCATCCCTGCCGACATTCGCCTGGTCGCTCCGCTCCCTGATTCGGGCATTCACAAAACTATTGACCTGCTTGAGTTCACTGGCCTTCGCCGGGAGAAGGGCCACTCTCCCCTTGCCGCCGGTGCTGCATAGCTTCGGTTCGCGCGCGCAGAAAGAAGCAAAGGCCGGCGGCGGAAAGGCCTTGCCGGCAGTCTTCATGGTTGTACCGGCATCAGCGGCGCTTGGGGCCGCAATGAGCAAAAGAAGAGCGCTACGCGCGATGAGGCGTTTCATGAAAGGTCTCCCACGGCGGGCTAAAGTCCCCGCGTCCGACGTAGAGGATAGCCATTAAGGATTAATTAGCCGTTGATTAACTCGAAATAGGGCGATGTTGTGGCGAGGATACTAATAATTCGTAAATTGACCGCCGCCTTTTTAAAGAAGATCGTGGATTTATTTCTCAACAATTTATTGCGTTGGAGTAAATAAATGCGAAGAATTAACAGGGCGATACTTAAAACATTTTTCCTTCTCTCCACCGCATCAATAGCTTCCGTCATCGTCGTGACTGACGCAGACGCAGTACAGCGGCGGCGCATGACTGCTGCGCAATGCAGTCCGCTGACGGAAGACAACTTTGCAGCGTGCTGCATTGCAATAAATCGTATGACAATTCTTACGCCTGCGCAGATCAAAATGTGCCCGCCGCTGACAACCGCGACCATCGGTGTTGGCATCGGCAGGCACGATCGCAGCGATTCCACCGCTTCCCATGCAAGCGGTAAAGGTGCTGGCAGTGGCAGCAGCGGCAGCGGCGGCGGTGGCGGCGGTGGCGGCGGCGGCGGCGGCGGTGGCGACGGCGGCAGCGGCGGTGGTGGCGACGGCGGCGGCGGTGGCAGCGGCGGCAGCGGCGGCAGCGGCGGCGGTGGCGGCAGCGGCGGCGGTGGCGGCGGCGGTGACGGCGGTGACGGCAGTGGTGGCGGTGGCGGCAACGGTGGTGACGGCGACGGCAGCGGCGGTGGTGGCGGCGGCAACGGCGGTGACGGCGACGGCAGCGGTGGCGACGGCAGCAGCGGTGGTGGCGGTGACGGCGGCAGCGGCGGCGGCGGCGGCGGTGGTGACGGCGACGGCGGCGGCAGCGGCGGTGACGGCAGCGGTGGTGACGGCGGCGGCGGTGGTGACGGCGACGGCGGCGGCAGCGGCGGTGACGGCGGCGGCAGCGGTGGCGACGGCGGCGGCGGTGGTGACGGCGGCGGCGGTGGTGACGGCGACGGCGGCGGCAGCGGCGGTGACGGCGGCGGCAGCGGTGGCGACGGTGACGGCTAACGCAAAGGCGGCGGTAAGTAAGCAACAATGGCCGCGGCAGTGGCAACGGCCATTGAACCTGGCAACTCCAATAAGGGTGACAGCGACAGTTGAGGGCTGCGTCAGCGTGATCGGTCCCGGTGGGCGGCACTAGGAAAGCGCAGCTTTCCTGTGCATTCTGCTCCAGGGCGGCGCTCGAGCTAGAGGTCGGCCTAGACTGGGAAAGTGACAAGCCAGGGCGCTTACCCAGCAACATCAACCGCAATTCTTGAAGGGCGGCTCCTGCAGGCCGCCCTTCCTTCTTGACCCCCCAACAGAGGCGGGTCAGCGCGACAACCTTTCAGAAACTCCTCGCCCCGATAATGCCCTCGCAATCGAGGACCGAATCGCATGGCCAAGGGAACTTCCAGGAGACGCAAGCGCAGCACCAGCCGGAAGGGCAGCCGGGGCGGCATGGCGCCTTGGTATCTCGCGGCAATCGTGATCGTCGGCGGGATCGTCGCCTATGATCACCGGGAGAAACTCGGCGACCTGTCTGCCGGGCGGGAAATCGCGGCGCTGCTTGCCGAGCCGGCACGGAAGCCGAAAGTCGCAGCTACGCCCGCAAGACCGAAGGAACAGACCGGGTCAATCGTCAGGAAACCGGCATTGGCTGTGCCCTCGCCCGTCGAACGGCCGATGGAACAGGTGCCGGAGCCGGCCGCTCCGCGCCCGGTCGATAACGGCACATTCTATTTCTGCGGCATCCGCCACGACAACTGCGTCATCGATGGGGACACCTTCCTCTTCAATGGCGAAAGGATCCTGATTGCCGATATCGACGCGCCCGAGACGAGGCTGGCGAAGTGCGACGAGGAGCGCTCGCGTGGCTCCCATGCCAAGGCACGCCTTCGCGAACTCCTGAACGCCGGCAAATTCACGCTGGTCGCATCGGAGCGGAAGATCGGCGCCGACGAAGCCGGCAAGCCGCGACTGGTGGTGAGAGACGGCAAGTCGCTGG includes:
- a CDS encoding thermonuclease family protein; protein product: MAKGTSRRRKRSTSRKGSRGGMAPWYLAAIVIVGGIVAYDHREKLGDLSAGREIAALLAEPARKPKVAATPARPKEQTGSIVRKPALAVPSPVERPMEQVPEPAAPRPVDNGTFYFCGIRHDNCVIDGDTFLFNGERILIADIDAPETRLAKCDEERSRGSHAKARLRELLNAGKFTLVASERKIGADEAGKPRLVVRDGKSLGETLISEGLVRRRAGSRLSWCGQSGGRASG
- a CDS encoding MacB family efflux pump subunit, whose amino-acid sequence is MAPLISLKNVSKTYFNGDLAVEVLHNISLEIEAGEFVAIIGRSGSGKSTLMNILGCLDQPTSGDYLVDGEKVSGFDGDELAALRRRTFGFVFQAYNLIPTASAQENVEMPAVYAGVSAQERHERAQALLESLNLGDRLDHRPSQLSGGQQQRVSIARALMNGGRVILADEPTGALDSQSGAEVMALLRKMNENGHTVIVITHAREVAEQADRLIEFRDGRIIADRTMNRRSNPDAAIGLALRTRAGFAAIADVSEAVKMAVRALHANLFRTILTLLGIVIGVGSVVAMLAIGTGAQNSVLSLISSMGSDLLLVRPSMANFRGSAGGSNVTLVPADADAILELPNVAFAVPEMTTTVTLRRGNIDYQTTANGTAPQFTEAKSWSIGRGEFINRSDMAGYAPVAVLGQTVVKTLFPDGSDPIGQYVLVNKIPFQVIGLMSEKGASAGGNDQDDVVFVPLTTGSMRIFGQRNIRTITIKVEDASAIDLTQERIQALLNERHKREDTQITNMSSVREAFTETSNTLKLFLGSVAAISLLVGGIGVMNIMLVSVSERTREIGVRMATGARQRDILVQFIVEALVVSAIGGAIGVTAGLATGYVAQVFGMPVSFTPGPVVLAFACSFLTGLLFGYLPARNASRLQPAVALSAD
- a CDS encoding transglutaminase-like cysteine peptidase, giving the protein MKRLIARSALLLLIAAPSAADAGTTMKTAGKAFPPPAFASFCAREPKLCSTGGKGRVALLPAKASELKQVNSFVNARIRERSDQANVGRDDDWRVPTAYGDCEDFAILKKRELMNRGWPASALLLTVARYRGAGHTVLTVRTSEGDLVLDNLTNSIRDWSRTPYNYFARQSQSNGRRWERIEGAQEI